From a region of the Paenibacillus lutimineralis genome:
- a CDS encoding sugar phosphate isomerase/epimerase family protein, protein MSKILGAQLYTIRNFAATPEELDQSLSRIKAMGYRTVQVSAMWHLSVDEIAAIVASHGLQTVITHTPYERFIDDLDGVIRDHHKLGCSLAGLGGLPKKYQSKDGYYAFAKKFSTIADELAQNGLKFSYHNHHFEFQKYGGQLGLDILIEQTNPDSFLFTLDTYWVQVGGGNPSNWIRKLKNRIEAIHLKDLAIIDSQQIMAEVMEGNLDWPEILQACEEAGVKWYLIERDDGPTDAFDSLKISYDHLRKLGYE, encoded by the coding sequence ATGTCCAAAATATTAGGCGCACAGCTGTATACAATCCGGAATTTCGCCGCTACTCCGGAAGAGCTCGACCAGTCCTTGAGCAGGATCAAAGCGATGGGTTACCGGACGGTTCAAGTATCGGCCATGTGGCATCTGTCTGTCGATGAGATTGCAGCGATTGTGGCCAGCCATGGGCTGCAGACTGTCATCACCCATACTCCATATGAACGCTTCATCGATGATCTTGACGGTGTGATCCGCGATCACCACAAGCTCGGCTGTAGCTTGGCCGGATTAGGTGGACTGCCGAAGAAATACCAGAGTAAGGATGGATATTATGCCTTCGCCAAGAAATTCTCGACCATCGCCGATGAATTGGCGCAGAACGGATTGAAATTCAGCTACCACAACCATCATTTTGAATTCCAGAAGTATGGCGGGCAGCTCGGCTTGGATATTCTGATAGAACAGACAAATCCTGATAGCTTCCTGTTCACGCTCGATACGTACTGGGTACAAGTTGGCGGCGGTAATCCGAGCAACTGGATCCGCAAGCTGAAGAATCGAATCGAGGCGATCCACCTGAAGGATCTGGCGATTATCGACTCTCAGCAGATTATGGCGGAAGTCATGGAAGGCAATCTGGACTGGCCGGAGATCCTGCAGGCTTGTGAGGAAGCGGGAGTAAAATGGTATCTGATCGAGCGTGATGACGGTCCAACCGATGCCTTTGACAGCTTGAAGATCAGTTATGATCATCTAAGAAAGCTGGGGTACGAATAA